DNA sequence from the Sinorhizobium alkalisoli genome:
GGCCTTTGCGCTCAAGAAGGGCAACCCGCTGGGACTGAAAAGCTACAAGGACATCGCCGACAACCCGGATGCGAAGATCGGCGCGCCGGGCGGCGGCACCGAAGAAAAACTGGCGCTCGAAGCCGGCGTGCCGCGCGATCGCGTCATCGTCGTGCCGGACGGTCAAAGTGGGATGAAAATGCTGCAGGACGGTCGCATCGACGTCTATTCGTTGCCGGTGCTCTCGATCAACGACCTCATCTCGAAGGCGAACGATCCTAATCTCGAAGTCGTAGCGCCCGTCGAGGGTGCCCCGGTTTATTGCGATGGCGCCGCCTTCAGGAAAGGCGACGAGGCCTTGCGCGACGCCTTCGACGTCGAGCTCGCCAAGATGAAGGAGTCGGGCGAGTTCGCCAAGATCATCGAGCCCTACGGCTTCTCGGCCAAGGCCGCGATGTCGACGTCTCGCGAAAAGCTCTGCTCCGCACAGTAAGCCTGAGCGCCACCGCTTCCAATGCCTTTCCGCCGGTTTGCCGGCGGGAAGGCGGCAGCGGCCGGCCGCATGAACGAGCCGAATTCTCAGGGGAAACGACACGGGTATGATCGACTGGTCCGGCTATATCGGATTGATCCTGCAAGGCGCGTGGGTGACCGTTGAGCTCACCCTGATGGGCTCGGCGCTGGCCGTCGTCGCCGCCTTTGCGGCAGGCCTCGGGCGCGTCAGCCGTTTCGGGGCGGTACGCGCGCTAGCCACGGTCTATATCGAGTTCTTCCGCGGCACCTCGATTTTCGTTCAGCTCTTCTGGGCGTATTTCGTGCTGCCCTTCGTCGGCATCACGCTGACGCCGCTGCAGGCAGGCGTGCTCGCGCTGGGCTTGAATGTCGGCGCCTATGGTGCGGAAGTGGTGCGGGGCGCGGTGAAGGCGATCGGCCGCGAGCAACGGGAAGCCTGCGTCGCGCTCAATCTCACGCGCTATCAAGCGATGCGCCACATCATCCTGCCGCAGGCATTGCCGCTGATGCTGCCGACCTTCGGCAACAACGCCATCGAGCTCTTGAAGGGGACCGCCGTCGTCTCGCTGATCTCTCTTACCGATATGACGTTTCAGGCCCAGGTGGTCCGGGCGCAAACGGGCAGC
Encoded proteins:
- the ehuB gene encoding ectoine/hydroxyectoine ABC transporter substrate-binding protein EhuB yields the protein MKLRDLMAMAAGATALMAVAAAAPAAADETKLEELKEQGFARVAIANEPPFTAVGADGKVSGAAPDVAREIFKRLGVPEIVASISEYGAMIPGLQAGRHDAITAGLFMKPERCAAVAYSEPILCDAEAFALKKGNPLGLKSYKDIADNPDAKIGAPGGGTEEKLALEAGVPRDRVIVVPDGQSGMKMLQDGRIDVYSLPVLSINDLISKANDPNLEVVAPVEGAPVYCDGAAFRKGDEALRDAFDVELAKMKESGEFAKIIEPYGFSAKAAMSTSREKLCSAQ
- the ehuC gene encoding ectoine/hydroxyectoine ABC transporter permease subunit EhuC, translating into MIDWSGYIGLILQGAWVTVELTLMGSALAVVAAFAAGLGRVSRFGAVRALATVYIEFFRGTSIFVQLFWAYFVLPFVGITLTPLQAGVLALGLNVGAYGAEVVRGAVKAIGREQREACVALNLTRYQAMRHIILPQALPLMLPTFGNNAIELLKGTAVVSLISLTDMTFQAQVVRAQTGSTLIPFATILVLYFIMAWLISLGMRWLERRVTRGLDGVRV